One Pomacea canaliculata isolate SZHN2017 linkage group LG9, ASM307304v1, whole genome shotgun sequence DNA segment encodes these proteins:
- the LOC112572004 gene encoding POC1 centriolar protein homolog A-like isoform X3 has protein sequence MATPLEDPSLERHFRGHRDTVTSVDFSPVMTQLASGSMDSCLMVWNFKPKMRAYRFVGHKDAVMCVSFSPSGHLVASASRDKTVRLWIPSVKGESTVFKAHTATVRSVDFSNDGQTMCTASDDKTVKLWTVHRQKFICSLTQHSNWVRCAKFSPDSRLVVSCGDDKLIKLWDRQSRECVHTFHEIGGCVNHVDFHPSGTCIASANSDGCVKVWDVRINKILQHHAAHAGSVTKLSFHSSGNFLLTSSEDGTLKIFDLLEGRIFYTLHGHQGPVTAAAFSRNGEFFSSGGSDEQVLVWKTNFDQLSPKDVLSAQRPREHPDTALSGPTVDDIPPRRQKGRAPASPINVRIDSSSTRRPMEDDLEMTSDRENRGDLDLDGIDPGPRTQPLEAKSVPFQLAQFMDQIAGQLDILTQTVSLLEQRLTMTEDKLRECLDSQQQIRLQIQPTK, from the exons ATGGCAACGCCACTG GAGGACCCCTCACTTGAGCGTCATTTTCGAGGCCATCGTGACACCGTGACTTCTGTGGACTTCAGCCCAGTCATGACACAGCTTG CCTCAGGCTCAATGGACTCATGCCTTATGGTGTGGAACTTCAAGCCAAAGATGCGAGCTTACCGGTTTGTGGGTCACAAG GATGCAGTGATGTGCGTATCTTTTTCTCCATCTGGACATCTTGTGGCGTCAGCATCCCGAGACAAAACAGTGCGACTGTGGATCCCCAGCGT AAAAGGGGAGTCCACAGTGTTCAAGGCTCACACAGCCACAGTGCGCAGTGTAGACTTCAGCAATGATGGGCAAACCATGTGTACTGCTTCAGATGACAAAACCGTAAAG ctttggACAGTTCACAGACAAAAGTTCATCTGTTCTCTTACACAACACAGTAACTGGGTGAGATGTGCAAA ATTTTCCCCAGACAGTCGACTAGTTGTGTCCTGTGGTGATGACAAATTGATCAAACTGTGGGACAGGCAGTCAAGGGAGTGCGTCCACACTTTTCATGAGATTGGAGG ATGTGTCAATCATGTGGATTTTCACCCAAGTGGCACATGCATCGCCTCTGCAAATTCAGATGGGTGTGTTAAGGTTTGGGATGTCcgcataaacaaaattttacaacATCATGCAG CTCATGCAGGTTCTGTAACCAAACTGTCCTTCCACAGCAGTGGCAATTTTCTTCTTACCAGCTCTGAGGATGGaacgttaaaaatatttgatctgCTGGAAGGTCGAATATTCTACACCCTACATGGCCACCAA GGTCCTGTCACAGCTGCAGCTTTCTCCAGAAATGGGGAATTCTTTTCCTCAGGTGGATCTGATGAACAG GTGCTTGTGTGGAAAACCAACTTTGACCAGTTGTCACCAAAAGACGTGTTGTCAGCCCAGCGCCCACGTGAGCACCCTGACACTGCACTTTCTGGCCCCACTGTGGATGACATTCCACCAAGACGGCAGAAAGGAAGAGCACCTGCATCCCCAATTAAT GTTCGCATAGATTCCTCGTCTACAAGACGGCCCATGGAGGATGACTTGGAAATGACTTCTGACAGAGAAAACCGTGGAGACCTTGACCTAGATGGCATCGACCCTGGGCCCCGTACTCAGCCTTTAGAAGCTAAATCGGTGCCATTTCAGCTGGCCCAGTTCATGGATCAGATAGCTGGGCAACTAGACATCCTCACGCAG acAGTGTCCCTTCTGGAGCAGCGGTTGACTATGACTGAGGACAAACTGCGGGAATGTCTAGACAGTCAGCAGCAAATCCGCTTGCAGATTCAACCAACTAAGTGA
- the LOC112572004 gene encoding POC1 centriolar protein homolog A-like isoform X1 yields MATPLEDPSLERHFRGHRDTVTSVDFSPVMTQLASGSMDSCLMVWNFKPKMRAYRFVGHKDAVMCVSFSPSGHLVASASRDKTVRLWIPSVKGESTVFKAHTATVRSVDFSNDGQTMCTASDDKTVKLWTVHRQKFICSLTQHSNWVRCAKFSPDSRLVVSCGDDKLIKLWDRQSRECVHTFHEIGGCVNHVDFHPSGTCIASANSDGCVKVWDVRINKILQHHAAHAGSVTKLSFHSSGNFLLTSSEDGTLKIFDLLEGRIFYTLHGHQGPVTAAAFSRNGEFFSSGGSDEQVLVWKTNFDQLSPKDVLSAQRPREHPDTALSGPTVDDIPPRRQKGRAPASPINLDARKAVKSMQDQAPPVTDVGPAFFTSSQVRIDSSSTRRPMEDDLEMTSDRENRGDLDLDGIDPGPRTQPLEAKSVPFQLAQFMDQIAGQLDILTQTVSLLEQRLTMTEDKLRECLDSQQQIRLQIQPTK; encoded by the exons ATGGCAACGCCACTG GAGGACCCCTCACTTGAGCGTCATTTTCGAGGCCATCGTGACACCGTGACTTCTGTGGACTTCAGCCCAGTCATGACACAGCTTG CCTCAGGCTCAATGGACTCATGCCTTATGGTGTGGAACTTCAAGCCAAAGATGCGAGCTTACCGGTTTGTGGGTCACAAG GATGCAGTGATGTGCGTATCTTTTTCTCCATCTGGACATCTTGTGGCGTCAGCATCCCGAGACAAAACAGTGCGACTGTGGATCCCCAGCGT AAAAGGGGAGTCCACAGTGTTCAAGGCTCACACAGCCACAGTGCGCAGTGTAGACTTCAGCAATGATGGGCAAACCATGTGTACTGCTTCAGATGACAAAACCGTAAAG ctttggACAGTTCACAGACAAAAGTTCATCTGTTCTCTTACACAACACAGTAACTGGGTGAGATGTGCAAA ATTTTCCCCAGACAGTCGACTAGTTGTGTCCTGTGGTGATGACAAATTGATCAAACTGTGGGACAGGCAGTCAAGGGAGTGCGTCCACACTTTTCATGAGATTGGAGG ATGTGTCAATCATGTGGATTTTCACCCAAGTGGCACATGCATCGCCTCTGCAAATTCAGATGGGTGTGTTAAGGTTTGGGATGTCcgcataaacaaaattttacaacATCATGCAG CTCATGCAGGTTCTGTAACCAAACTGTCCTTCCACAGCAGTGGCAATTTTCTTCTTACCAGCTCTGAGGATGGaacgttaaaaatatttgatctgCTGGAAGGTCGAATATTCTACACCCTACATGGCCACCAA GGTCCTGTCACAGCTGCAGCTTTCTCCAGAAATGGGGAATTCTTTTCCTCAGGTGGATCTGATGAACAG GTGCTTGTGTGGAAAACCAACTTTGACCAGTTGTCACCAAAAGACGTGTTGTCAGCCCAGCGCCCACGTGAGCACCCTGACACTGCACTTTCTGGCCCCACTGTGGATGACATTCCACCAAGACGGCAGAAAGGAAGAGCACCTGCATCCCCAATTAAT CTGGATGCTCGAAAGGCTGTCAAAAGCATGCAAGATCAAGCTCCACCAGTCACGGATGTGGGTCCTGCTTTCTTCACTTCTTCACAG GTTCGCATAGATTCCTCGTCTACAAGACGGCCCATGGAGGATGACTTGGAAATGACTTCTGACAGAGAAAACCGTGGAGACCTTGACCTAGATGGCATCGACCCTGGGCCCCGTACTCAGCCTTTAGAAGCTAAATCGGTGCCATTTCAGCTGGCCCAGTTCATGGATCAGATAGCTGGGCAACTAGACATCCTCACGCAG acAGTGTCCCTTCTGGAGCAGCGGTTGACTATGACTGAGGACAAACTGCGGGAATGTCTAGACAGTCAGCAGCAAATCCGCTTGCAGATTCAACCAACTAAGTGA
- the LOC112572005 gene encoding carbohydrate sulfotransferase 11-like isoform X1, with protein sequence MRVVKMVSRHKLCGLLVLGGAGPLALFLYILAWAQNYSATTEGLRSVHKHLDGLSDTGNHTLYLAQQTDRMTQSSQGVLGQHIRHMCHKLKMLSDKRNITNPAIFDHILVDDRFKVLYCQVPKVACSNWRRVFLYLSGKVKAGSLLDLKLSDVHGAYDQHLTYLSDLTPEQIHYRLDNYYKFVFVREPFERLLSAYRNKLVGQTSTAQYFKEKFGRFIIKRFRDKPLAASVKDRMSRDLVDETDVRFTEFLHYLADRSRQVPLNEHWAQYIHLCHPCVLQYDFIGKYENLDADAQYVLRAIHADHLVTFPARGTTYRHNRTADYLSHYYGDVHPSLLRRIYRLYQPDFLLFNYSVPSNMQQLMDRT encoded by the exons ATGCGAGTTGTCAAGATGGTGAGCCGCCACAAGCTGTGTGGTCTGCTGGTGCTGGGGGGCGCAGGTCCTCTCGCTCTCTTCCTCTACATCCTGGCCTGGGCACAGAACTACAGCGCCACCACAGAAG gtctGAGGTCGGTTCACAAACACTTGGATGGACTAAGTGACACTGGTAACCACACTCTGTACCTTGCCCAA CAGACAGACCGTATGACACAAAGTTCCCAGGGTGTGCTGGGACAACACATCCGGCACATGTGCCACAAACTAAAGATGTTGTCTGACAAGAGGAACATCACCAATCCTGCCATCTTTGACCACATCCTCGTGGATGATCGTTTCAAG GTGCTGTACTGCCAGGTGCCAAAGGTGGCATGCTCCAACTGGCGCCGGGTGTTTCTCTACCTGTCAGGCAAAGTCAAGGCTGGCAGCTTGTTGGACCTGAAGTTGTCAGATGTACACGGTGCCTATGATCAGCACCTGACTTACCTGAGTGACCTGACCCCAGAACAGATCCACTACCGCCTGGACAACTACTACAAATTTGTCTTCGTACGCGAACCGTTCGAGCGCCTGCTGTCAGCCTACAGGAACAAGCTGGTGGGCCAGACGTCCACAGCACAATACTTCAAAGAGAAGTTCGGTCGCTTCATCATCAAGCGCTTCCGAGACAAGCCACTGGCTGCCAGTGTCAAAGACAGGATGAGCAGAGACTTGGTGGATGAGACCGATGTGAGGTTCACAGAGTTCCTGCACTACCTGGCTGATCGCAGCAGGCAGGTGCCGCTGAACGAGCACTGGGCTCAATACATTCACCTTTGCCACCCATGCGTGCTGCAGTATGACTTCATTGGAAAGTACGAGAACCTGGATGCTGATGCACAGTACGTGCTGCGTGCCATCCACGCGGACCACCTGGTGACGTTCCCTGCACGTGGCACCACCTACCGCCACAACCGCACAGCAGACTACCTCAGCCATTACTATGGCGATGTGCACCCCAGCCTGCTGCGGCGCATCTACCGTCTGTACCAGCCTGACTTCCTGCTCTTTAACTACTCTGTGCCCAGCAACATGCAGCAGCTCATGGACAGGACATGA
- the LOC112572004 gene encoding POC1 centriolar protein homolog A-like isoform X2, protein MATPLEDPSLERHFRGHRDTVTSVDFSPVMTQLASGSMDSCLMVWNFKPKMRAYRFVGHKDAVMCVSFSPSGHLVASASRDKTVRLWIPSVKGESTVFKAHTATVRSVDFSNDGQTMCTASDDKTVKLWTVHRQKFICSLTQHSNWVRCAKFSPDSRLVVSCGDDKLIKLWDRQSRECVHTFHEIGGCVNHVDFHPSGTCIASANSDGCVKVWDVRINKILQHHAAHAGSVTKLSFHSSGNFLLTSSEDGTLKIFDLLEGRIFYTLHGHQGPVTAAAFSRNGEFFSSGGSDEQVLVWKTNFDQLSPKDVLSAQRPREHPDTALSGPTVDDIPPRRQKGRAPASPINRERHLRVRIDSSSTRRPMEDDLEMTSDRENRGDLDLDGIDPGPRTQPLEAKSVPFQLAQFMDQIAGQLDILTQTVSLLEQRLTMTEDKLRECLDSQQQIRLQIQPTK, encoded by the exons ATGGCAACGCCACTG GAGGACCCCTCACTTGAGCGTCATTTTCGAGGCCATCGTGACACCGTGACTTCTGTGGACTTCAGCCCAGTCATGACACAGCTTG CCTCAGGCTCAATGGACTCATGCCTTATGGTGTGGAACTTCAAGCCAAAGATGCGAGCTTACCGGTTTGTGGGTCACAAG GATGCAGTGATGTGCGTATCTTTTTCTCCATCTGGACATCTTGTGGCGTCAGCATCCCGAGACAAAACAGTGCGACTGTGGATCCCCAGCGT AAAAGGGGAGTCCACAGTGTTCAAGGCTCACACAGCCACAGTGCGCAGTGTAGACTTCAGCAATGATGGGCAAACCATGTGTACTGCTTCAGATGACAAAACCGTAAAG ctttggACAGTTCACAGACAAAAGTTCATCTGTTCTCTTACACAACACAGTAACTGGGTGAGATGTGCAAA ATTTTCCCCAGACAGTCGACTAGTTGTGTCCTGTGGTGATGACAAATTGATCAAACTGTGGGACAGGCAGTCAAGGGAGTGCGTCCACACTTTTCATGAGATTGGAGG ATGTGTCAATCATGTGGATTTTCACCCAAGTGGCACATGCATCGCCTCTGCAAATTCAGATGGGTGTGTTAAGGTTTGGGATGTCcgcataaacaaaattttacaacATCATGCAG CTCATGCAGGTTCTGTAACCAAACTGTCCTTCCACAGCAGTGGCAATTTTCTTCTTACCAGCTCTGAGGATGGaacgttaaaaatatttgatctgCTGGAAGGTCGAATATTCTACACCCTACATGGCCACCAA GGTCCTGTCACAGCTGCAGCTTTCTCCAGAAATGGGGAATTCTTTTCCTCAGGTGGATCTGATGAACAG GTGCTTGTGTGGAAAACCAACTTTGACCAGTTGTCACCAAAAGACGTGTTGTCAGCCCAGCGCCCACGTGAGCACCCTGACACTGCACTTTCTGGCCCCACTGTGGATGACATTCCACCAAGACGGCAGAAAGGAAGAGCACCTGCATCCCCAATTAAT AGGGAAAGACACCTTCGG GTTCGCATAGATTCCTCGTCTACAAGACGGCCCATGGAGGATGACTTGGAAATGACTTCTGACAGAGAAAACCGTGGAGACCTTGACCTAGATGGCATCGACCCTGGGCCCCGTACTCAGCCTTTAGAAGCTAAATCGGTGCCATTTCAGCTGGCCCAGTTCATGGATCAGATAGCTGGGCAACTAGACATCCTCACGCAG acAGTGTCCCTTCTGGAGCAGCGGTTGACTATGACTGAGGACAAACTGCGGGAATGTCTAGACAGTCAGCAGCAAATCCGCTTGCAGATTCAACCAACTAAGTGA
- the LOC112572005 gene encoding carbohydrate sulfotransferase 11-like isoform X2: MRVVKMVSRHKLCGLLVLGGAGPLALFLYILAWAQNYSATTEGLRSVHKHLDGLSDTGNHTLYLAQTDRMTQSSQGVLGQHIRHMCHKLKMLSDKRNITNPAIFDHILVDDRFKVLYCQVPKVACSNWRRVFLYLSGKVKAGSLLDLKLSDVHGAYDQHLTYLSDLTPEQIHYRLDNYYKFVFVREPFERLLSAYRNKLVGQTSTAQYFKEKFGRFIIKRFRDKPLAASVKDRMSRDLVDETDVRFTEFLHYLADRSRQVPLNEHWAQYIHLCHPCVLQYDFIGKYENLDADAQYVLRAIHADHLVTFPARGTTYRHNRTADYLSHYYGDVHPSLLRRIYRLYQPDFLLFNYSVPSNMQQLMDRT; the protein is encoded by the exons ATGCGAGTTGTCAAGATGGTGAGCCGCCACAAGCTGTGTGGTCTGCTGGTGCTGGGGGGCGCAGGTCCTCTCGCTCTCTTCCTCTACATCCTGGCCTGGGCACAGAACTACAGCGCCACCACAGAAG gtctGAGGTCGGTTCACAAACACTTGGATGGACTAAGTGACACTGGTAACCACACTCTGTACCTTGCCCAA ACAGACCGTATGACACAAAGTTCCCAGGGTGTGCTGGGACAACACATCCGGCACATGTGCCACAAACTAAAGATGTTGTCTGACAAGAGGAACATCACCAATCCTGCCATCTTTGACCACATCCTCGTGGATGATCGTTTCAAG GTGCTGTACTGCCAGGTGCCAAAGGTGGCATGCTCCAACTGGCGCCGGGTGTTTCTCTACCTGTCAGGCAAAGTCAAGGCTGGCAGCTTGTTGGACCTGAAGTTGTCAGATGTACACGGTGCCTATGATCAGCACCTGACTTACCTGAGTGACCTGACCCCAGAACAGATCCACTACCGCCTGGACAACTACTACAAATTTGTCTTCGTACGCGAACCGTTCGAGCGCCTGCTGTCAGCCTACAGGAACAAGCTGGTGGGCCAGACGTCCACAGCACAATACTTCAAAGAGAAGTTCGGTCGCTTCATCATCAAGCGCTTCCGAGACAAGCCACTGGCTGCCAGTGTCAAAGACAGGATGAGCAGAGACTTGGTGGATGAGACCGATGTGAGGTTCACAGAGTTCCTGCACTACCTGGCTGATCGCAGCAGGCAGGTGCCGCTGAACGAGCACTGGGCTCAATACATTCACCTTTGCCACCCATGCGTGCTGCAGTATGACTTCATTGGAAAGTACGAGAACCTGGATGCTGATGCACAGTACGTGCTGCGTGCCATCCACGCGGACCACCTGGTGACGTTCCCTGCACGTGGCACCACCTACCGCCACAACCGCACAGCAGACTACCTCAGCCATTACTATGGCGATGTGCACCCCAGCCTGCTGCGGCGCATCTACCGTCTGTACCAGCCTGACTTCCTGCTCTTTAACTACTCTGTGCCCAGCAACATGCAGCAGCTCATGGACAGGACATGA